Proteins encoded by one window of Crassostrea angulata isolate pt1a10 chromosome 9, ASM2561291v2, whole genome shotgun sequence:
- the LOC128162262 gene encoding uncharacterized protein LOC128162262, with amino-acid sequence MKAIRAAINRHLSDIGRNIDIVNDKAFKTANKSLTGLMKHRMVTGTSRPTTHKEIIHKSDLQKISAYLESAYSSPVNLRLAMWYIIAIHFVSRGLEFHHQLRVDSFDFKVDEEGSIYACLKHETKQKNYQGGIHKLEALNDKRMYETGNETCPVKMLKFFLSKTDPNASHLFNKCVKDAISYPKDCNIWYTADPMKKRSYVNFLLDICKAAGCKRYTAHCLRATAIQAMNDAGFEARHIMYFSGHRNEASIRSYNRELSSTQKKSASATLSTITTASVKINDPSEDSCVISGQQSQNLQIVPYNSENSNLPVENELNCSTMSDSRIKSGVLNNSRFENCSITIKYNLD; translated from the coding sequence aTGAAAGCAATCAGAGCCGCCATAAACAGGCATTTATCCGACATCGGTCGAAATATAGACATTGTAAACGATAAAGCATtcaaaactgcaaataaaagtttgacCGGTCTCATGAAGCATAGAATGGTCACTGGAACTTCTCGCCCTACAACTCATAAGGAAATCATTCACAAATCAGATTTACAGAAAATTTCTGCTTACCTGGAGAGTGCATATTCTTCTCCAGTCAATCTGCGACTTGCAATGTGGTACATCATCGCGATACATTTTGTGTCTCGTGGTCTTGAATTCCATCATCAGCTTCGGGTAGATTCCTTCGATTTCAAAGTTGACGAAGAAGGCTCCATATATGCTTGTTTGAAgcatgaaacaaaacaaaaaaactatcAAGGTGGCATTCACAAACTTGAAGCACTGAACGACAAAAGAATGTATGAAACTGGAAACGAAACTTGTCCTGTGAAGATGTTGAAGTTCTTCTTGTCTAAAACGGACCCAAATGCGTCTCATCTTTTCAATAAATGCGTTAAAGATGCCATTTCTTACCCGAAAGATTGCAACATATGGTACACAGCCGATCCCATGAAAAAGCGATCATATGTTAATTTCCTTCTGGATATTTGCAAGGCCGCCGGGTGCAAACGTTACACAGCTCACTGTCTAAGAGCGACAGCAATTCAGGCCATGAACGACGCTGGATTTGAAGCAAGACACATCATGTACTTCTCCGGGCATCGCAACGAAGCTTCCATACGTAGCTATAATCGTGAACTGTCTTCTACCCAAAAAAAAAGTGCGAGTGCAACTTTATCTACAATAACCACCGCAAGTGTCAAAATAAATGATCCATCTGAAGATTCATGTGTAATTTCCGGCCAACAATCACAGAATCTTCAAATCGTTCCCTATAATTCTGAAAATTCCAACTTACCTGTCGAAAATGAACTTAATTGTTCCACCATGTCCGACTCGAGAATTAAATCTGGAGTTTTGAATAACTCCCGCTTTGAGAACTGTTCCATTACCATCAAGTACAATCTCGACTGA